Within bacterium, the genomic segment TGCGAGCACTCCTGTAAACATAGGAAATCCGACCGAGATGACGATTTTAGATTTTGCAAAACAAATAATTCAAATCACAGGAAGTAAAAGCAAGATTATCTTTAATCCTCTGCCTGTTGATGATCCAAAAGTGCGCAGGCCTGACATTTCCAAGGCAAAAAGAGAGCTTAATTGGGAGTCTGTTGTTGACATTCAACAGGGGCTTGAGAACACAATTAAGTATTTCAGGGCAAAGGTTTAAATTCTTATGAAGGATTTAAAAGGGAAAGTCACTGTTATTATGCCAGCATATAATGAAGAAAGGCATATTCTTCATAATATAGAGGAGACTATTAGGGTCTTTGATCAATTCACTTGCAATTATGAAATCATAGTGGTTGATGATGGGAGTTTGGATAATACTTATAAAGAGGCAGTAAAAGCCCAAAATGGGCATGCAAATGTTATTGTTAAAAGAAACATAATAAACAGAGGTAAAGGCCGTGCAATAAAACGCGGCTTTAGATTTGCGCAGGGAGACTACATTGTATTTCTAGATGCGGATCTTGACCTACATCCTGAGCAGATAAAGGGGCTTTTTGATATTATGAAAAGAGAGGACTCAGATATTGTAATAGGTTCAAAAAGACATTCGGCATCTGTTCTTAATTATCCCAAAAGAAGGAAAATAATAAGCTATGTTTATAATTTGCTTGTCAGGATACTGTTTGCCTCTCAGATTAGGGACACTCAGACAGGCTTGAAAGTATTTAAGAGAAAGGTATTAGATTCCCTTTTTCACGTAATACTTGTTAAGCGGTTTGCCTTTGATGTAGAGCTTCTAATGGTTGCGCATCACATTGGGTACAAGATATCAGATGCACCTATTGAGATCAACTTTGGCAGAGAGCAAAGAATAGGAAGGATAAGGGTTATAGATATTTTAAGTACGTACTGGGACACATTAGCAGTATTTTATAGGATGTATCTGAGGCGTTACTATATTAAAAGGCTTTCGGGAAAGCGCAAGATATGAAAAAAGCAATGCAGGTTGTAATTTTGTGCGGGGGCAGAGGCACAAGAATGGGGCATCATACAAGATTTCTTCCAAAGCCCTTAATAAAGATAGGGCAAAGGCCGATTCTATGGCATATAATGAAGATTTATTCTTTTTATGGATTTAATCGCTTTGTTTTATGCCTTGGGTATAAAAAACAGAAGATAGAGGAGTATTTTTCTCATACAAGAGGCTGGAATATCACATTTGTAGACACCGGGCTGAGCACTAATACAGGAGGAAGGATTAAGAGAATAGAGAAATATATCGAGGAGGATAATTTTCTTGCAACATACGGTGACGGTGTAGCAGATGTCAATATAAATAGACTGATTCAGTTCCATAATAAAAACAAAAAAATAGCAACTCTTACGGCAGTAAAACCACGTTCACAGTTTGGTATTATGGATATAGAACCTGATAATACGGTTAAGGATTTCCATGAAAAACCTGTTCTTACTCACTGGGTAAATGGAGGTTTTTTTGTGTTTAACAGGCGTATATTTGAATATTTGGAAAAAGATGATATTCTCGAAAGAAAGCCTTTCTATCAATTATCCAAAGACAAAGAATTAGCTGCTTATAAGCATCATGGTTTTTGGGAGTGTATGGATACATATAAGGATAATCTTGAACTTAATCAGGCATGGAAATCCGCTGCTGCCCCCTGGGCTGTATGGAGCTAACTTCTCTCACAAGATCTGCAGGCAAGGTTGGACTTGCAACAATTATCAGCAGAGTTTTTGGCTATATTAGAGATATCTTATTAGCCTCGCTTTTTGGCACATCAATGTTTGCAGATGTCTTTTTTGTTGCTTTCAGAATTCCAAATACACTGAGACGTCTCCTTGGAGAAAATGCATTTAATGCCTCTTTTATTCCTGTGATGGGAGATTATCTTAAGAAAAAAGGTGAAAAAGAAGCATGGAATATGGCTGTATCTATAGGAATGATATTCTTTTGTATATTACTTTTTATTACCGCTATTGGCATTGTCTTTTCACCTCTTATCATGAAGATAGCGGCTCATGGGTTCATCCAAACTCCAGGGAAAATAGAGCTTGCAACAAAACTCCTGAGAATAATGTTCCCATATATCTTATTCATAGGAATAGCCATTCTCGTGACAAGCATCCTGAATTCCTTTAGAATCTTTTTTATTCCCGCACTTGCTCCCAGTATCCTGAATATATGCATGATTACAGCTCTTATATTTTTCTGCCGCAGGATGAAGGAACCAGTAGTAGGCCTGGCAATTGCAGTCCTGATTGGAGGAATAGGGCAACTTGGGATTCAATTATCCAGCTTGATAAAGCGAGGCAGGGGATTTTTTAGAGAACTAAAACCCAGATTTAATCATCCAGCAGCCAAGACGATAGGAACGCTCCTGATTCCTGTCATATTGGGCTCAGGGGTGTATCATATAAACATTCTTGTTGATACATTTCTAGCCTCGTTCTCTCATATAGTAGGCGAAGGAGCTGTATCTGCACTCTATTACGCTAACCGCTTGATACAATTTCCTCAGGCTGTATTTGCCATAGCCCTAGGCACTGTTATTTTACCTGCTATGAGCAGTTTTGCTTCGGAAAATAATATTGATAAACTAAAAGAAACCTTTACCTTTTCCATAAAAATGATTATTTCAATCACTATCCCCTTGAGCGTATTATTCATAGTCCTGAGATTTCAAATCATTCAGTTATTATTTGGATGGGGGAAATTCCAATTCTATTCTATAAAAGCAACAAGTTTTGGACTCTTATGTTATAGCTTTGGACTTGTTGCATATTCAGCTAATCAGATCATTACACGTGCATTCTATTCAGTTAAAGATACAAAAACTCCTCTAAAAATAGCATGCTTAAGCATGATTATGAATGTTATACTTAATTTAGTGCTGATGTGGCCATTAAAGCTAGGAGGACTGGCTCTGGCAACTTCCATTTCTGCTACAGCCAATATGGTGATTCTCTTCATTCTATTTGATAAAAAAATAGCTAAAATAAATTGGCATGGTATAAGGGATACGTTGTCCCGTTTGTTGCCCGGATCAGCAGTAATGGCAATAACCTGCTGGCTTACACTGAGATGCGTAATATCCATAGAAGGAAATTTACTTACAGTACGTCTTATTCAGTTTTTTATCCCTGCTTTTGCTGGAACTATTAGTTTCCTTATCATATCCTACCTCTCAAAACTCAAAGAATTAAGACA encodes:
- a CDS encoding glycosyltransferase family 2 protein, whose translation is MKDLKGKVTVIMPAYNEERHILHNIEETIRVFDQFTCNYEIIVVDDGSLDNTYKEAVKAQNGHANVIVKRNIINRGKGRAIKRGFRFAQGDYIVFLDADLDLHPEQIKGLFDIMKREDSDIVIGSKRHSASVLNYPKRRKIISYVYNLLVRILFASQIRDTQTGLKVFKRKVLDSLFHVILVKRFAFDVELLMVAHHIGYKISDAPIEINFGREQRIGRIRVIDILSTYWDTLAVFYRMYLRRYYIKRLSGKRKI
- a CDS encoding NTP transferase domain-containing protein codes for the protein MQVVILCGGRGTRMGHHTRFLPKPLIKIGQRPILWHIMKIYSFYGFNRFVLCLGYKKQKIEEYFSHTRGWNITFVDTGLSTNTGGRIKRIEKYIEEDNFLATYGDGVADVNINRLIQFHNKNKKIATLTAVKPRSQFGIMDIEPDNTVKDFHEKPVLTHWVNGGFFVFNRRIFEYLEKDDILERKPFYQLSKDKELAAYKHHGFWECMDTYKDNLELNQAWKSAAAPWAVWS
- the murJ gene encoding murein biosynthesis integral membrane protein MurJ, with translation MELTSLTRSAGKVGLATIISRVFGYIRDILLASLFGTSMFADVFFVAFRIPNTLRRLLGENAFNASFIPVMGDYLKKKGEKEAWNMAVSIGMIFFCILLFITAIGIVFSPLIMKIAAHGFIQTPGKIELATKLLRIMFPYILFIGIAILVTSILNSFRIFFIPALAPSILNICMITALIFFCRRMKEPVVGLAIAVLIGGIGQLGIQLSSLIKRGRGFFRELKPRFNHPAAKTIGTLLIPVILGSGVYHINILVDTFLASFSHIVGEGAVSALYYANRLIQFPQAVFAIALGTVILPAMSSFASENNIDKLKETFTFSIKMIISITIPLSVLFIVLRFQIIQLLFGWGKFQFYSIKATSFGLLCYSFGLVAYSANQIITRAFYSVKDTKTPLKIACLSMIMNVILNLVLMWPLKLGGLALATSISATANMVILFILFDKKIAKINWHGIRDTLSRLLPGSAVMAITCWLTLRCVISIEGNLLTVRLIQFFIPAFAGTISFLIISYLSKLKELRHVWGVIKNLGKR